Proteins encoded by one window of Bacillus sp. DTU_2020_1000418_1_SI_GHA_SEK_038:
- a CDS encoding cold-shock protein — translation MNTGKVKWFNAEKGFGFIESSEGQDVFVHFSAIQTDGFKTLEEGQAVTFEIVEGNRGPQASNVNKA, via the coding sequence ATGAACACAGGTAAAGTAAAATGGTTTAATGCAGAAAAAGGATTTGGATTCATCGAGTCTTCAGAAGGTCAAGACGTATTCGTACACTTCTCTGCAATCCAAACTGATGGTTTCAAAACTTTAGAAGAAGGTCAAGCTGTAACTTTCGAAATCGTTGAAGGTAACCGTGGACCTCAAGCTTCTAACGTAAACAAAGCATAA
- a CDS encoding glycerol-3-phosphate dehydrogenase/oxidase, producing MLFSNKNRHELINILQKQQFDVLIIGGGITGAGIAFDASSRGMKTSLVEMQDFASGTSSRSTKLVHGGLRYLKNFEVKLVSEVGKERALVYENGPHITTPEWMLLPIHKGGTFGRLSTSVGLRAYDYLAGVNREERRRMLDVQETIEKVPLIKKEGLQGAGYYVEYRTDDARLSIEVMKAAYEKGAVPINYTKAVKLLYKNNKVAGVLVVDELTGEEYEIKAHKIVNAAGPWVDYIREMDSSKKGKTMQLTKGVHIVIDQSKFPLKQAVYFDTSDNRMIFAIPRNGKTYVGTTDTFYNQNPQNPKITNEDRHYLIQAINDMFPEAGVRETDIESSWAGVRPLIWEEGKDPSEISRKDEIWESSSGLITIAGGKLTGYRKMAETIVNMLANKFKVENNREFPPCTTKTLPISGGDVGGSRNFNAFIESKSRNGIEMGLTKEESFHLISMYGSNTSILLTMIEANGRNEAEKYEMPLTLWVKLKYALEYEMAATPSDFFTRRTGDLLFDIKSVWRYRKQVQKYMSDYFRWSEEREYQFIMELEQELSDATNPEE from the coding sequence TTGTTATTTTCAAACAAAAACCGCCACGAATTGATTAACATTCTGCAAAAGCAACAATTTGATGTTTTGATTATAGGAGGGGGAATTACTGGCGCAGGGATCGCTTTCGATGCCTCATCGAGAGGAATGAAAACCTCTTTAGTTGAAATGCAGGATTTTGCTTCAGGCACATCCAGCCGTTCAACTAAGCTAGTCCATGGCGGTCTTCGCTATTTGAAAAACTTTGAAGTTAAACTGGTTTCAGAAGTTGGGAAGGAACGAGCCCTTGTTTATGAGAACGGGCCGCATATCACGACACCTGAATGGATGCTTCTGCCCATTCATAAAGGTGGAACGTTTGGAAGGCTTAGCACTTCAGTTGGCCTTAGGGCCTATGATTATTTAGCAGGTGTAAATAGAGAAGAAAGAAGAAGGATGCTGGATGTTCAAGAAACGATAGAGAAGGTCCCTCTTATTAAAAAGGAAGGTCTTCAGGGTGCTGGATATTATGTTGAATATCGTACAGATGATGCTCGTTTATCAATTGAAGTAATGAAAGCAGCCTATGAAAAAGGGGCTGTACCTATAAATTACACGAAGGCCGTTAAGCTCCTTTATAAAAATAATAAAGTAGCTGGCGTATTAGTTGTTGATGAGTTAACTGGAGAGGAGTACGAAATTAAAGCACATAAAATTGTCAATGCGGCTGGTCCGTGGGTTGACTACATTAGGGAAATGGACAGTTCAAAAAAAGGGAAAACGATGCAACTGACAAAAGGTGTCCATATTGTTATTGATCAATCCAAGTTCCCATTGAAGCAAGCTGTGTACTTTGATACGTCAGATAATCGTATGATCTTCGCGATTCCGAGAAATGGAAAAACCTATGTAGGGACAACGGATACTTTTTACAATCAAAATCCTCAAAATCCAAAAATAACGAATGAAGATAGACATTATCTCATCCAAGCAATAAACGATATGTTCCCAGAAGCAGGGGTGAGAGAAACAGATATCGAATCAAGCTGGGCAGGAGTTCGCCCATTAATCTGGGAAGAGGGGAAGGACCCTTCTGAAATTTCAAGGAAAGATGAAATATGGGAATCTTCATCTGGTCTCATTACTATAGCTGGCGGTAAATTAACCGGATACCGTAAAATGGCTGAGACCATTGTTAATATGCTTGCAAATAAATTTAAAGTAGAAAACAATCGGGAATTTCCTCCCTGCACGACAAAGACTTTACCTATTTCAGGTGGAGATGTGGGTGGTTCTAGGAACTTTAATGCCTTTATCGAGAGTAAATCTAGGAATGGGATAGAAATGGGGTTAACTAAAGAAGAGTCTTTTCATCTCATTTCGATGTACGGTTCAAATACTTCAATATTATTAACAATGATTGAAGCAAATGGCAGAAATGAAGCGGAAAAATATGAAATGCCACTTACATTATGGGTGAAGCTCAAATACGCACTTGAATATGAAATGGCTGCGACACCCTCCGATTTTTTTACAAGAAGAACAGGTGACCTATTATTTGATATTAAATCAGTATGGAGATACCGAAAACAGGTACAAAAATATATGTCAGATTACTTTAGATGGAGTGAAGAGAGGGAATACCAATTTATTATGGAGCTGGAGCAGGAGTTAAGCGATGCAACAAATCCTGAGGAATAG
- the glpK gene encoding glycerol kinase GlpK, with protein sequence MEKYILSLDQGTTSSRAIIFDRKGAVVHIAQKEFKQYFPNPGWVEHNPNEIWGSILAVIAAVLSETRIKPQQIAGIGITNQRETTVVWNKETGNPVYNAIVWQSRQTSEICEQLIAQGYNDLFREKTGLLIDAYFSGTKVKWILDHVEGAKEDAKQGKLMFGTMDTWLIWKLTGGKCHITDFSNASRTLMFNIYDLKWDEELLQILEIPNTMLPEVRQSSEIYGHTSEYHFFGREVPIAGTAGDQQAALFGQACFEKGMAKNTYGTGCFMLMNTGEKAVRSQHGLLTTIAWGLNGKVEYALEGSIFVAGSAIQWLRDGLRLLRSANDSELYAKKVVSTEGVYVVPAFVGLGTPYWDSDVRGAVFGLTRGSSKEHFIRATLESLAYQTKDVLSAMEADSGITLKKLRVDGGAVKNNFLMEFQSDILNVPVDRPIINETTALGVAYLAGLAVGFWSSQEEIAEKWAIDCTFNPNMEEENRNNLYNGWKKAVHAAMAFK encoded by the coding sequence GTGGAAAAGTATATATTATCTCTAGATCAGGGAACGACAAGCTCCCGCGCAATTATTTTTGACCGAAAAGGTGCCGTTGTCCATATTGCGCAAAAAGAATTTAAGCAATACTTTCCGAACCCAGGGTGGGTTGAGCATAACCCAAATGAAATTTGGGGGTCCATCCTAGCGGTTATTGCTGCAGTTCTATCAGAAACAAGAATAAAACCCCAACAAATTGCTGGAATTGGGATAACGAATCAGAGGGAAACGACCGTTGTGTGGAATAAAGAAACGGGCAATCCGGTTTATAATGCAATTGTATGGCAATCCAGACAGACGAGTGAAATTTGTGAACAATTAATAGCGCAAGGATATAATGATCTTTTTCGTGAAAAGACTGGTTTATTAATTGATGCTTATTTCTCAGGTACAAAGGTTAAATGGATATTGGATCATGTAGAAGGTGCAAAGGAAGATGCAAAGCAAGGGAAATTAATGTTTGGCACGATGGATACTTGGCTTATCTGGAAGCTTACAGGCGGAAAATGTCACATAACAGATTTCTCGAATGCTTCACGGACCCTTATGTTTAATATTTATGATTTAAAATGGGATGAAGAGCTGCTTCAAATTCTGGAGATACCAAATACTATGCTTCCTGAAGTTAGACAATCATCTGAAATATATGGCCATACATCAGAGTATCACTTTTTTGGCAGGGAGGTACCGATTGCTGGCACTGCAGGAGATCAGCAGGCAGCCCTCTTCGGACAGGCTTGCTTTGAAAAAGGCATGGCAAAAAATACGTATGGCACTGGCTGTTTTATGCTAATGAATACAGGTGAAAAAGCTGTTCGTTCTCAACATGGACTTTTAACGACAATTGCTTGGGGCTTAAATGGAAAAGTGGAATATGCTTTAGAAGGAAGTATTTTTGTCGCGGGGTCTGCCATACAATGGCTCCGAGATGGATTAAGGTTGCTTAGGAGTGCTAATGATAGTGAGTTATATGCGAAAAAGGTTGTTTCAACTGAAGGGGTATATGTTGTTCCTGCTTTTGTTGGTCTAGGAACTCCGTATTGGGATAGCGATGTTCGTGGAGCTGTATTTGGTTTAACAAGGGGATCATCGAAGGAGCATTTTATCCGCGCAACTTTAGAGTCTCTAGCGTATCAAACAAAGGATGTCTTATCCGCAATGGAAGCTGATTCGGGTATTACCTTAAAAAAACTGCGGGTAGATGGAGGAGCAGTGAAAAATAATTTTCTCATGGAATTTCAATCAGATATATTGAATGTCCCTGTTGATCGTCCAATTATTAATGAAACGACAGCACTTGGTGTTGCTTATCTGGCAGGACTTGCAGTCGGATTTTGGAGTAGTCAGGAGGAAATTGCTGAAAAGTGGGCGATTGATTGTACTTTTAACCCCAATATGGAGGAAGAGAATCGGAATAATCTATACAACGGCTGGAAGAAAGCAGTTCATGCAGCAATGGCATTTAAATAA